The stretch of DNA AGCTTGAACTCTAAGGGTGCTATTCATACCCCGTTCCCAGAAGAATAAGTTTGCTACTGCTGTAGTAAACGATAGGTTAAGTTTAAACGAACCCGCATCTTCAGTGTCGATAATGTTGTTAAGGTTATTGTTGCCAAGATAAGCAGCCATTTCGCTTCCAGTTGGGTTCTTAATTCCCGATACATCTACTGCTTGTCCATTAACTATCGGGGAACTGGCGTTATCACCTTTATCTGTACTGGCTGCGCCGCTATTATCGTTACTTTTTGTCTTATCTTCAGGGTTGCTTGTTTGCGTATTCGGGTTTAAACCACTTTTAACTGGTGTATTGTTGATGATGTCTACAGCCTTGACGAAAGCAAAATCGCTGGTTGTTTTACCGCCGTATGTAACTGACTTTAACCAAATATCACTTTTAGCATCTGGTACGCTGGGAGTTGTCAAGTTAGTTGTAAAATTAAATGCCTTAGCTGGTGATTGAAATGCAAGCGTGCCTAAAGTAGCAGCAAGAGTAGCTAAGGTTGGGAGTAGTTTGGTATTCATGGTGATTAGTGATAAGTGGGTGAAAATTTGCTATATTTTTATTATCTATTAATTTTTGATTAGTGTTCCTATAGAGGTCAGTTTTAGGAGAATCTTCATTGAGGCTTCACTGCTACTTCACACAAGGTAAATTCAGGCTCTTAGTTTTTAAATGCTTTGTTTATTAAGAGAGTAACAGAGTTTAAATACTTCGGTAATTACCTTGATTTTCTTAATTCTATGAATCAATTTTGATCGTGTTTACGTATGATTGCTGAGAGTGTGAACTTGAAGATATAGAAACAATCAAAGGGAAAGCAAGACTATCTTAGATAAAATAGGGGGGTGTAACCCTTACAGGCTAAGCCTCCACACTATTCTGAACTCGCTCTGCGCCTGTCTCTGTGTACTTAGGTAGGATAGGACTTAGGCACCCAACCAAAGAAACCGGGTTTTTACGAAAATATTTCGCCCGTATCCCCAGAAGCTCTCAAAAACCCGGTTTCTGGAGCCATGAGCGTAAGCCCTAGTAAAGTTGCTTTGAGGCATTGCCATCAAGTCAGACTATGTATAGGAAGCGAGGGACTAGGGACTATAATGCTTATGGCCAGGGAAGAAAGCGCTTAAAATCTAGGGATTGCTTCTAAAAGTAACCATTTTAGCCTTTCCCCTCTTCCCATCGGTGTCAACTTAAAGTCAAACCCTGAATCCGACAGGGGTTAAAACCCCTGTCTCAAAGATCAAGTCCTCTGAAGAGGACTAATAAATTTAACAATTTTCTTCAGTCCTCTTCAGAGGACTTTAGCTATTAGACAGGGGTTTTAACCCCTGACGGGCTTTCGGCTTAAGTTGACACCAATTCCCTCTTCCCTCTTCCCTCTTCCTTCTTCCCTAGCCCCTAGCCCCTAGCCCCTAGCCCCTCGTTATAGACTATGTTCAATCGCATTCAATTCAATCCTGCTTACGCTGTCGAAGCTATAGAGCCCGATCGCGTGTTTTTTGTCTCCGAAAAAGGCGCTGGTTGGTTGCGCGATCGCCTATATCAGAAATTGGCTAGTCTGATTGATGGCGATCGCGACAGCGATAAAATTATTGATGCTATTCTTCTAGAGTTACTGGCAGACCAAGAATCCGACCCTGAAAATACGGCTTTCTTTCAAGATGCTCTCAATACCAGCATCAAAACCCAATACGCTCTGTTTCAAATGGAGAAACAGGGCTATATTCAGTTAGAAGACAATCCTCTGCCGCCGGATTTAGCCATCTTCTGTCATCATCTCAATATTGCCCCTGCTGATGTGCAGCAGCGATTGCAATCGACCAAAGTAGCTGTAAAATCATTCAGTTCAGTTCCGGCAGAAGCCTTGATTAATCTGCTGGAATCTCTGCATATTGAAGTTGCAGAAACAGGGGATATTACCGTAGTTTTAGCGGACAATTATCTCGATCCTAGACTAGAGGAATTTAACCAAAAAGCTTTACAGTCGCAATCTACTTGGATGTTAGTTAAACCCTTGGGGATAACTCCTTGGCTCGGCCCCATATTTGCCCCGGAAAAAACAGGTTGCTGGCATTGTTTAGCTAAACGATTACAAGACAACAACCCTGTGGAAAGTTTTATCGAAAGGCATAAAGACATTCCCCCCATCAATCCTCCCCTTGCTACTCTCAATTCTACTAAACAAACTGCCCTGAGCATGGCAGCTACGGAGGTGTTTAAATGGATTGCCCAAGGAGAGAATCGCAGATTAACTAGCACTCTGGTAAGTTATGATGCGATCGCGCTCCAAACTCAAGATCACATCCTCGTTAAACGTCCCCAATGTCCTACTTGTGGAGAGATGGCTAAGGGATTAGCGAAGAAACCCCGCCCCGTAGTTTTAGGACATCGGAAGAAAAACTTTACAGAGGATGGCGGACACCGTTTTTGTTCTCCAGAAGAAACCCTGAGAAAATATCAACATCATATTAGCCCGATTACTGGAGTTGTGCGGGGATTGAGTAAGATTCAAACTAATGCTCTCAATCATACCTATGTGGCTAAACATCATTTTCTCACGGTTTTTGACGATTTAGAAAACTTACAAAAAAATCTCGGCGGTCGAAGTTCTGGTAAAGGAAAAACCGATGCTCAAGCTAGAGCCAGCGGTTTTTGTGAGGCTATTGAACGGTATTCTGGAGTTTTTCAGGGAGATGAAATCAGAGAAAAAAGTAGTTACAATAAATTAGGCGATCGCGCCATTCATCCCAACGATTGCATGAACTTCAGCGAACAGCAATATCAACATCGGCAACAATGGAATGCTGAATGTCAAGGTTGGTTTCAAAAAGTTCCAGAACCCTTCGATCCAGACAGAGAAATTGATTGGACACCTGTTTGGTCTTTGACTCATCAAACCTTCAAATATTTGCCCACAGCTTATTGCTATTATGGCTATTCTCCAGGCTATCAACCTGACTGTTGGGCAGACTCTAATGGTTGTGCGGCGGGTAACACCATTGAAGAAGCAATTCTGCAAGGTTTCATGGAATTAGTCGAGCGGGATGCTGTGGCTTTGTGGTGGTATAATCGGCTTCAGAAACCCCAAGTCGATCTAGATAGTTTTGACGATCCTTATTTCCCAAACTTGAGACAATATTATCAAAGTATCAATCGGGAACTGACGATTTTAGACCTGACTAGCGACTTAAATATTCCCACTTTTGCGGCGGTGACGTGGAGGTGCGATCGCCCAGTCGAAGACATTGTAATCGGCTATGGTACTCATTTTGACCCCAAGATTGCTCTCAGTCGCGCTTTAACGGAAGTCAATCAAATTCTACCTAATGTTTTATTTGCTCAAGCTGATGGTAGTACCCAATATCCGGCTTCTCCCGATCCTCTAGCTGTAGAATGGTGGAAAACTGCTACTATGGCTAATCAACCCTATTTAATTCCCGATCCAAATACTACTCCTAAAGTTTGGGCAGATTATCCCGTAATGGCAACTAACGATCTCTTAGATGATGTCAAGCTTTGTCAACAAATAGTAGAAAGTAAGGGCATGGAAATGTTAGTTTTAGACCAAACTCGTCCTGATGTTGGACTGCGGGTAGCTAAGGTAATTATTCCTGGTATGCGGCATATGTGGAAGCGATTAGATGCAGGAAGACTTTATGATGTTCCCGTGCAATTGGGTTGGTTGCCAG from Kamptonema formosum PCC 6407 encodes:
- a CDS encoding exosortase-dependent surface protein XDP2, encoding MNTKLLPTLATLAATLGTLAFQSPAKAFNFTTNLTTPSVPDAKSDIWLKSVTYGGKTTSDFAFVKAVDIINNTPVKSGLNPNTQTSNPEDKTKSNDNSGAASTDKGDNASSPIVNGQAVDVSGIKNPTGSEMAAYLGNNNLNNIIDTEDAGSFKLNLSFTTAVANLFFWERGMNSTLRVQALDAMGNLIGNLLTLNSSSWGKAGYSINTQEIGGSQNVGAWGVSLADLGVSGPIGAIQVSTNGSLGDNGPDFKVIGGAAEAVPEPMTMAGLALGASGIIAARRRRANKTA
- a CDS encoding TOMM precursor leader peptide-binding protein, with the translated sequence MFNRIQFNPAYAVEAIEPDRVFFVSEKGAGWLRDRLYQKLASLIDGDRDSDKIIDAILLELLADQESDPENTAFFQDALNTSIKTQYALFQMEKQGYIQLEDNPLPPDLAIFCHHLNIAPADVQQRLQSTKVAVKSFSSVPAEALINLLESLHIEVAETGDITVVLADNYLDPRLEEFNQKALQSQSTWMLVKPLGITPWLGPIFAPEKTGCWHCLAKRLQDNNPVESFIERHKDIPPINPPLATLNSTKQTALSMAATEVFKWIAQGENRRLTSTLVSYDAIALQTQDHILVKRPQCPTCGEMAKGLAKKPRPVVLGHRKKNFTEDGGHRFCSPEETLRKYQHHISPITGVVRGLSKIQTNALNHTYVAKHHFLTVFDDLENLQKNLGGRSSGKGKTDAQARASGFCEAIERYSGVFQGDEIREKSSYNKLGDRAIHPNDCMNFSEQQYQHRQQWNAECQGWFQKVPEPFDPDREIDWTPVWSLTHQTFKYLPTAYCYYGYSPGYQPDCWADSNGCAAGNTIEEAILQGFMELVERDAVALWWYNRLQKPQVDLDSFDDPYFPNLRQYYQSINRELTILDLTSDLNIPTFAAVTWRCDRPVEDIVIGYGTHFDPKIALSRALTEVNQILPNVLFAQADGSTQYPASPDPLAVEWWKTATMANQPYLIPDPNTTPKVWADYPVMATNDLLDDVKLCQQIVESKGMEMLVLDQTRPDVGLRVAKVIIPGMRHMWKRLDAGRLYDVPVQLGWLPAPLLEDQLNPVPMWM